One genomic region from Parerythrobacter aestuarii encodes:
- a CDS encoding 2-hydroxychromene-2-carboxylate isomerase, with protein sequence MAVPVDFFFDLSSPWTRLAFHNFQRMPEFSLTSTRWRPFLVGGVFNAVNPRVYEAREGDQTRMLLGFGWLKEWARLADLPMNFPSEHHPVKSVHAMRCCCVLEDDQPSLLRFAEAAFHAYFADQRNLDDPAELAAIADAIGMDGAKLLERASSQPVKDLLRANTQEAIDHGAFGSPTIFVGRESMYFGNDQLPLVAQRIRELAEA encoded by the coding sequence ATGGCCGTGCCTGTCGACTTCTTCTTCGACCTGTCTTCCCCTTGGACGCGGTTGGCGTTCCACAATTTCCAGCGAATGCCAGAATTCTCGCTTACGAGCACGCGCTGGCGGCCGTTTCTTGTCGGGGGCGTGTTCAACGCCGTAAATCCCCGCGTCTACGAAGCGCGCGAAGGGGACCAGACGCGTATGCTGCTCGGATTCGGCTGGCTCAAGGAATGGGCTCGGCTGGCCGACTTGCCGATGAACTTCCCGTCGGAGCATCACCCGGTCAAATCGGTCCATGCCATGCGCTGCTGTTGCGTGCTGGAGGATGACCAGCCGAGCCTGCTGCGCTTCGCCGAAGCGGCCTTCCACGCCTATTTTGCTGACCAGCGCAACCTCGATGATCCGGCAGAGCTCGCCGCCATTGCCGACGCAATCGGGATGGATGGTGCAAAACTGCTCGAACGCGCGAGTTCGCAACCGGTGAAGGATCTGCTACGCGCAAACACGCAGGAAGCGATCGATCACGGCGCTTTCGGATCACCGACAATCTTCGTGGGTCGCGAGTCGATGTATTTCGGGAACGACCAGCTGCCACTGGTAGCTCAGCGGATCAGGGAACTGGCCGAAGCCTGA